Proteins from one Legionella taurinensis genomic window:
- a CDS encoding DMT family transporter: protein MPRRLLPFLWLIAAQTMVAVNIVCSKYLLTHSPAWFLLLLRFSLAALLLLPLHWLTPARKRTVADYFQSLPKGQWFLIIAQALSAGLLFNCLLLLGLHYTHAAAAGIITSALPAIISLLAFIFLKETLSQQKIASIALACLGLVCLAGNSFHASHHSLRGDALIFLSLLPEAAYYLLCQWRSVQLPVFLLSALMNGINALLLLPVGLLNWPSLRWHPLLAALVLLLGLSSGLFYVFWYFGSRRNDATLASLSTALMPVATSLIAWAALGERLSMLQLTGMSLVMLSIFIYARKQ, encoded by the coding sequence ATGCCCAGACGTTTACTCCCCTTTTTATGGCTTATCGCCGCCCAAACCATGGTGGCCGTGAACATTGTTTGTTCCAAATACCTTCTCACCCACAGTCCTGCGTGGTTTTTGTTATTGCTGCGCTTTAGCTTAGCCGCTCTGCTGCTCTTGCCCCTGCATTGGTTAACACCGGCAAGAAAACGCACAGTGGCTGATTATTTTCAATCGCTGCCTAAAGGACAGTGGTTTTTAATAATCGCCCAAGCCCTGTCAGCCGGTTTGTTGTTTAATTGCTTGCTGTTACTGGGTCTGCACTACACCCATGCGGCTGCCGCCGGCATTATTACCAGCGCTTTACCCGCCATCATTTCCTTACTGGCCTTTATTTTTCTTAAGGAAACGCTGTCTCAGCAAAAAATAGCCAGCATTGCCCTGGCTTGCCTGGGCCTTGTCTGCCTTGCCGGCAATTCCTTCCATGCCTCGCACCATTCCCTGCGCGGGGATGCGCTGATTTTCTTATCCTTACTGCCAGAAGCGGCGTATTATCTGCTCTGCCAGTGGCGAAGCGTGCAACTGCCGGTGTTTTTGCTATCTGCGTTAATGAACGGCATCAATGCGCTTTTACTGTTGCCGGTGGGGTTGTTAAACTGGCCGAGCCTGCGATGGCATCCTCTCCTGGCAGCCCTCGTCCTGCTTCTGGGTTTAAGTTCGGGATTGTTTTATGTCTTCTGGTATTTCGGTTCACGCAGGAATGATGCCACCCTGGCCTCCCTGTCCACAGCCCTGATGCCTGTTGCCACAAGCCTTATTGCCTGGGCCGCTTTGGGGGAACGCTTGTCGATGCTGCAGCTTACGGGCATGAGCCTAGTGATGTTGTCTATTTTCATTTATGCGCGAAAGCAATGA
- a CDS encoding helix-turn-helix domain-containing protein: MLTPHSDSLIHPALELRHYSKETHSHSHTYAQYVFPLQGSLEIEINHRGGLLTENRAAFIAPSHQHGFAGSEDNLFLVMDLPQPPRIATTQPAFLTINPMLGHLLKFIHHYLLQNTRHNSTQAIIQTLLAALNEDLKPLLDQRVLLAKQWIDRHYREPISLARPAAYCHLSVSQLQRRFKQAMGQTLGQYWRDQRLLAAQTLMTTSPHSLQRIAMDVGYENLAAFSRAFLAWSGTSPRQWRHDFFSKANAV; encoded by the coding sequence ATGTTGACTCCGCACTCCGATTCCCTGATCCACCCTGCGCTTGAGCTCAGGCACTACTCGAAGGAAACCCACAGTCATAGCCACACCTATGCGCAATACGTGTTTCCCCTGCAGGGCAGTCTCGAGATTGAAATCAATCACCGCGGCGGCCTGTTAACAGAAAATCGCGCCGCCTTTATTGCGCCATCGCATCAACACGGTTTTGCCGGCAGTGAGGACAATTTATTTTTAGTCATGGATTTGCCGCAGCCTCCGCGGATAGCCACAACACAACCTGCGTTTTTGACCATCAATCCCATGCTTGGGCATTTGTTAAAATTCATCCACCATTACCTTCTTCAAAATACAAGGCACAACAGCACGCAAGCCATTATTCAGACGCTGCTTGCCGCCTTGAATGAGGATTTAAAACCCCTATTGGATCAACGGGTGCTGCTGGCTAAACAGTGGATTGATCGGCATTACCGAGAACCCATTTCGCTCGCCCGGCCAGCGGCTTATTGCCATTTGAGCGTCAGCCAGCTGCAGCGTCGTTTTAAACAGGCCATGGGACAAACGCTGGGACAATACTGGCGCGACCAGCGCCTGCTTGCCGCCCAAACCCTGATGACGACCTCGCCTCACAGCCTGCAACGCATTGCAATGGACGTGGGTTATGAGAATCTGGCTGCCTTCAGCCGCGCTTTCTTAGCCTGGTCCGGCACCTCGCCCAGGCAATGGCGACATGATTTTTTCAGCAAAGCGAATGCGGTTTAA
- the prfB gene encoding peptide chain release factor 2 (programmed frameshift), producing the protein MLEVNQITFNLSDLNDRIQALRGYLEFDNKRERLEEVVRELESADVWNNPEQAQSLGKERAQLEAVVHQLQDLSQSMVDLSELFDMARAEEDEGTISDITQELEKVEKQVADLEFRRMFSGKMDHANAYLDIQSGSGGTEAQDWAEMLLRMYLRWGEHHGFQCELIECSAGDVAGIKSATIHFSGEYAYGWLRTETGVHRLVRKSPFDSGNRRHTSFSAVFVSPEVDDDIDIAINPADLRIDTYRASGAGGQHVNRTDSAVRITHEPTGIVVQCQTDRSQHKNKDHAMKQLRAKLYELEMQKKNAEQQALEASKSDIGWGSQIRSYVLDQSRIKDLRTGVETSNTQAVLDGDLDQFIHASLKAGVGAA; encoded by the exons ATGTTAGAAGTGAACCAGATTACTTTCAATTTAAGCGATTTGAATGACCGCATTCAAGCGCTTCGGGGGTATCTT GAATTCGATAATAAACGGGAGCGTCTTGAGGAAGTAGTCCGCGAACTGGAATCGGCTGACGTCTGGAATAATCCTGAACAGGCCCAGTCCCTGGGTAAGGAAAGGGCTCAACTGGAAGCCGTGGTTCATCAGCTTCAGGATTTAAGCCAGAGCATGGTGGACTTATCCGAGCTTTTTGACATGGCCCGCGCGGAAGAGGACGAGGGCACAATCAGCGACATCACCCAGGAATTGGAAAAAGTAGAGAAACAGGTCGCCGATTTGGAATTTCGCCGCATGTTTTCGGGCAAAATGGATCATGCCAACGCCTACCTCGACATCCAATCCGGCTCCGGCGGCACCGAAGCGCAGGATTGGGCGGAAATGCTTCTGCGCATGTACTTGCGCTGGGGTGAGCACCATGGCTTTCAGTGCGAATTGATTGAATGCTCAGCCGGCGATGTGGCCGGTATCAAGAGTGCCACCATCCATTTCAGCGGTGAATACGCCTATGGCTGGCTCCGAACGGAAACCGGCGTGCATCGTCTGGTGCGCAAATCGCCATTTGATTCGGGCAACCGCCGTCACACGTCCTTTTCGGCCGTGTTTGTTTCGCCGGAAGTGGATGATGACATCGACATCGCAATCAATCCCGCGGATTTACGCATTGACACGTACCGTGCTTCAGGCGCAGGCGGACAGCATGTGAACCGTACCGATTCGGCGGTAAGGATTACCCACGAGCCGACAGGCATTGTTGTTCAATGCCAGACTGACAGAAGTCAGCACAAAAACAAAGACCATGCCATGAAGCAGTTGCGCGCCAAGCTTTATGAATTGGAAATGCAAAAGAAAAATGCCGAACAGCAGGCTCTGGAGGCCAGTAAATCGGATATAGGCTGGGGTTCGCAGATTCGATCCTATGTGCTTGATCAGTCGCGCATTAAAGATTTACGTACCGGCGTTGAAACCAGCAATACCCAGGCCGTGTTAGACGGCGATCTGGATCAGTTTATTCACGCCAGTTTGAAAGCAGGAGTAGGGGCAGCATGA
- the lysS gene encoding lysine--tRNA ligase yields the protein MTEEILDESEVYHIRKQKLGELRQQGFNFPNHFHRQHLAAELLKDYDGFEKEALAEQAVKVTIAGRIVLRRIMGKASFFHIQDVSGRIQVYVRQNDLPEVYEQFKHWDLGDIVGVNGILFKTNTGELTVHAEQVELLTKSLRPLPDKYHGLSDQEMKYRKRYVDLIANEESRKTFIIRTRLIKALRQFMDNHQFLEVETPMMHPIPGGALARPFVTHHNTLDMQMFLRIAPELYLKRLVVGGFERVYEINRNFRNEGISTRHNPEFTMIEFYQAYADYDDLMDFTEQLLHFLCDEVLGSRQVSYQDWVIDFAKPFARMTVKEAVLHHHPQIQAEQLESVDSCRDILKQKGLGFKPSDGLGKLQMILFEETVEHLLIQPTFITGYPTEVSPLARRSNSNPEVTDRFEFFIAGREIANGFSELNDAEDQAERFHRQVAEKEAGDLEAMHFDSDYIEALEYGMPPTAGEGIGVDRLVMLFTNSQSIRDVILFPHLRQL from the coding sequence ATGACAGAAGAGATTTTAGATGAAAGCGAAGTCTACCATATTCGCAAACAAAAGCTTGGCGAGTTGCGTCAGCAGGGTTTTAATTTCCCCAATCATTTTCATCGACAGCATTTGGCCGCGGAGTTATTGAAAGATTACGACGGGTTTGAAAAAGAGGCATTAGCCGAACAAGCCGTAAAGGTAACCATCGCCGGCCGTATTGTGTTGCGGCGCATCATGGGCAAGGCGAGCTTTTTCCATATTCAGGACGTGTCCGGCCGAATCCAGGTTTATGTCCGTCAAAATGATTTGCCGGAAGTGTATGAGCAATTTAAACATTGGGATTTGGGTGACATTGTCGGCGTCAACGGCATACTGTTTAAAACCAATACAGGGGAGCTGACTGTTCATGCCGAGCAGGTTGAACTGCTGACCAAATCCTTGCGTCCTTTGCCGGATAAATACCACGGCCTGTCCGACCAGGAAATGAAATACCGCAAACGGTATGTGGATTTGATTGCCAATGAAGAGAGCCGTAAAACCTTCATTATACGCACCCGCCTGATTAAAGCCTTGCGCCAGTTCATGGATAATCACCAGTTTCTGGAGGTGGAGACCCCGATGATGCACCCCATTCCGGGCGGCGCATTGGCACGTCCCTTTGTCACTCATCACAACACCCTGGATATGCAAATGTTTTTGCGCATTGCGCCGGAACTGTACCTTAAGCGGCTGGTGGTGGGCGGTTTTGAGCGCGTGTATGAAATCAACCGCAATTTCCGTAATGAAGGGATTTCCACCCGCCATAACCCTGAATTCACCATGATTGAGTTTTACCAGGCCTATGCCGATTACGACGATCTGATGGATTTCACCGAACAATTGCTGCATTTCCTCTGTGATGAGGTGCTGGGTAGCCGTCAGGTAAGCTACCAGGATTGGGTGATTGATTTTGCCAAACCGTTTGCGCGAATGACTGTGAAAGAAGCTGTTTTGCACCACCATCCCCAAATTCAGGCGGAGCAATTGGAGAGTGTGGACTCCTGCCGCGACATCCTGAAACAAAAGGGTCTTGGGTTTAAACCCTCCGACGGCTTAGGTAAACTGCAAATGATTCTTTTCGAAGAAACGGTTGAGCATTTACTTATCCAGCCGACCTTCATTACCGGTTACCCGACCGAAGTTTCGCCGCTGGCCAGACGCAGCAACAGCAATCCGGAAGTCACCGATCGGTTCGAATTCTTTATTGCCGGTCGCGAAATTGCCAATGGTTTCTCGGAATTAAACGATGCGGAAGATCAGGCGGAACGCTTCCACAGGCAGGTAGCAGAAAAAGAGGCCGGTGATCTGGAAGCCATGCATTTTGACAGCGATTACATTGAGGCGTTGGAGTATGGTATGCCACCGACAGCCGGAGAAGGGATTGGGGTGGACAGGCTGGTCATGCTGTTTACCAATTCACAGTCCATCCGCGATGTGATTCTATTCCCGCATTTACGTCAATTATAA
- a CDS encoding YchJ family protein has protein sequence MADCPCGSLKDYKQCCGLYLEQSQRPPTPEALMRSRYTAYTQANMTYIKNTMKGEPLLGFHEHEVAQWAAKVDWLGLQVVNCTLDSDNPDRGYVEFLASLRDGGKLQAIHERSEFIRAEGQWFYTAAHKPLYAKPQHKRAISRNAPCPCGSQKKYKNCHALSERQRH, from the coding sequence ATGGCTGATTGTCCTTGCGGCTCACTTAAAGACTACAAGCAATGCTGCGGTTTATACCTTGAGCAATCGCAGCGCCCGCCTACCCCTGAGGCCCTGATGCGCTCACGTTACACGGCTTATACGCAAGCCAACATGACTTACATTAAAAACACCATGAAAGGTGAGCCTCTGCTTGGCTTTCATGAACACGAGGTAGCGCAATGGGCTGCTAAAGTCGATTGGCTTGGTCTTCAAGTGGTCAACTGCACGCTCGACTCCGACAACCCGGATCGGGGTTATGTCGAATTTCTAGCCAGCCTGCGGGATGGCGGCAAATTACAGGCCATTCATGAACGCAGTGAATTCATACGCGCGGAGGGGCAATGGTTTTACACGGCAGCTCATAAACCGCTTTATGCGAAACCGCAACATAAACGCGCCATTTCCCGCAATGCGCCCTGTCCCTGCGGCAGTCAGAAAAAATATAAAAATTGCCACGCGCTGTCTGAGCGCCAGAGGCATTGA
- a CDS encoding glutathione S-transferase family protein, protein MITLYQFPCHWGLPNASPFCLKLETYLRMIEMPYEIRFVMDPRKSPKGKLPCLKIEGELLPDSELIIDHLKEKYGDVLDGKLRDDQRALMTLLDNAFTERVYWFMLYYRWQQDAGWAFVKEGFFGKLPWIARQFVPNSVRKATLHALHQQGTGRHKPEEVFKLATKTLDAIAITLGNKKYFLGDEITSIDATAFAFLVNIVWVPYEDPLKSYLQKHSNILNYCERIWSIFYPEIERPFPLMK, encoded by the coding sequence ATGATTACTCTGTATCAGTTCCCCTGCCATTGGGGGTTGCCCAATGCCAGCCCCTTCTGCTTAAAGCTTGAGACTTACCTGCGCATGATTGAAATGCCTTATGAAATCCGTTTTGTCATGGATCCGCGCAAGAGTCCAAAGGGAAAGCTGCCCTGCCTTAAGATCGAAGGAGAACTTCTCCCCGACAGTGAACTGATCATTGACCACCTGAAGGAAAAATACGGCGATGTCCTCGATGGCAAGCTCCGTGACGATCAACGTGCCTTAATGACCCTGCTGGACAATGCCTTTACTGAACGCGTGTACTGGTTCATGCTGTATTACCGTTGGCAGCAGGACGCAGGCTGGGCTTTTGTGAAAGAGGGCTTTTTTGGCAAACTCCCCTGGATTGCCAGACAATTTGTCCCCAACAGCGTCAGGAAAGCCACCCTTCACGCGCTCCATCAGCAGGGAACTGGCCGCCATAAACCGGAGGAGGTGTTCAAACTCGCCACAAAAACGCTGGATGCCATTGCCATAACCCTTGGCAACAAAAAATATTTCCTCGGTGACGAGATTACCAGCATTGATGCAACGGCTTTTGCTTTCCTGGTCAATATTGTCTGGGTCCCCTACGAGGATCCTTTAAAATCCTATCTGCAAAAACACAGCAATATTTTGAATTATTGTGAACGAATTTGGAGCATTTTTTACCCTGAAATCGAGAGACCATTCCCGCTGATGAAATGA
- a CDS encoding Rieske 2Fe-2S domain-containing protein — translation MPQVAAKDYAEVGQGEGKILEFDREKWAVSREEQDQVHVVSAVCTHMKCVVHWNDAEKPWDCPCHGSRFLPQGEVLEGPATRNLRPNYNKEV, via the coding sequence TTGCCGCAAGTTGCCGCCAAAGACTATGCCGAGGTCGGTCAGGGCGAGGGTAAAATTTTAGAGTTTGACCGCGAGAAATGGGCCGTATCCCGGGAGGAGCAGGACCAGGTGCATGTTGTGTCGGCTGTGTGCACCCATATGAAATGCGTGGTGCATTGGAATGACGCGGAAAAACCCTGGGATTGCCCTTGCCACGGCAGCCGGTTTTTGCCGCAGGGTGAAGTGCTCGAAGGGCCGGCAACAAGAAACCTGCGGCCTAATTATAACAAGGAGGTGTAA
- a CDS encoding SDR family oxidoreductase, giving the protein MKIMILGATGFLGEHVMKRLLHSDHEVLCAVHHPHEFLKQFPKAEVIACDFLEDTAPAIWLPRLEGVDVIINCVGIFYHFNKAVIWTLHYLAPKALYTAAEKQQVKKIIHVSALGIERYDTEYARSKLAAEEWLKTSTVPAYVLRPSFIYGQGARGGIALMASLASLPLIPLPGHGDQCLQPIHVDDLSEAIHQLVDKPLSRFEILTAVSSQEISIRQLLLSLRCWLKLKPTFMVPLPLWLLNIAAWFGNFISGSRINSAALKMLEKGNTASRDEAVQFEQTTGVKPRPFEEGLRQTPGTEGDRLTAQFLVLTPLLRLSLAFMWIASALTSYFYGRDHSYALLSDIGIPSTAQPALLYGAATLNAIIGMALLLHIKTRLFCWVQMAVIVAYTLIISIALPSLWLEPFGPVVKNIPILVGIMMLCVLERD; this is encoded by the coding sequence ATGAAAATCATGATCTTAGGCGCCACGGGTTTTCTCGGCGAACACGTAATGAAACGGTTGCTCCACAGTGACCATGAGGTTCTTTGTGCTGTTCACCATCCTCACGAGTTTCTTAAGCAATTCCCTAAAGCCGAGGTGATTGCCTGCGATTTTTTAGAGGACACTGCCCCGGCAATCTGGTTGCCGAGGCTTGAAGGTGTGGACGTGATCATTAACTGCGTCGGCATTTTTTATCATTTCAACAAGGCCGTGATTTGGACCCTGCATTACTTAGCCCCTAAAGCCCTGTACACCGCGGCGGAAAAGCAACAGGTAAAAAAGATCATCCATGTGTCAGCGCTTGGCATTGAACGGTATGACACGGAATACGCCAGAAGCAAGCTGGCTGCGGAAGAATGGTTAAAAACCTCGACGGTCCCCGCCTATGTGCTTCGTCCGTCGTTTATTTATGGTCAGGGCGCCCGTGGCGGCATTGCCTTGATGGCAAGCCTCGCGTCATTGCCCCTCATTCCTTTACCTGGCCATGGCGACCAATGTTTACAACCCATCCACGTCGATGATTTGAGTGAGGCCATCCATCAGTTGGTGGATAAACCTTTATCGCGGTTTGAAATCTTAACGGCCGTGAGCAGTCAGGAAATCAGTATCAGGCAGCTGTTGCTAAGCCTGCGGTGTTGGCTAAAGCTTAAGCCAACGTTCATGGTGCCGCTGCCGCTTTGGCTGTTAAACATCGCTGCGTGGTTTGGCAATTTCATCTCGGGTTCGCGCATTAACAGCGCGGCGCTTAAGATGCTTGAGAAAGGGAATACCGCCAGCCGGGATGAAGCCGTTCAATTTGAACAGACAACGGGGGTTAAACCCAGGCCGTTTGAAGAGGGGTTGCGGCAAACCCCGGGTACCGAAGGTGATCGCCTGACCGCCCAGTTTCTGGTGTTGACGCCGTTGCTTCGCCTAAGCCTGGCGTTCATGTGGATTGCCAGTGCGCTGACGAGCTATTTTTACGGCAGGGACCATTCTTATGCGTTGCTATCGGACATCGGCATCCCTTCAACAGCGCAACCCGCGTTACTCTATGGTGCAGCCACCCTGAATGCCATCATTGGTATGGCGCTGCTCCTGCATATTAAAACCCGTTTATTTTGCTGGGTGCAAATGGCGGTTATCGTGGCTTATACCCTTATCATTTCCATCGCATTGCCGTCGTTGTGGCTGGAACCGTTTGGCCCGGTGGTAAAAAACATACCCATCCTGGTGGGCATCATGATGTTATGTGTTTTGGAGAGGGATTAA
- a CDS encoding DUF2269 family protein — MLYFWLKYIHVLSSTVLFGTGLGTASVMLYGHCTKNVPLMAGINQYVVWVDWLFTGSSGVIQVVTGLWMVYLAGYSLTLFWIWGAIIGYTVTALCWFIVVYLQIQIKNITVEAAKANQALPPAYYRHFKWWFLLGWPAFISLLLVFYLMVMKPVSFLAVFG, encoded by the coding sequence ATGCTCTATTTCTGGCTTAAATACATCCATGTCTTAAGTTCTACTGTTCTATTTGGCACGGGTCTTGGTACCGCCAGCGTGATGTTATACGGGCACTGCACCAAAAACGTGCCCTTGATGGCCGGTATCAATCAGTACGTGGTTTGGGTCGACTGGTTGTTTACCGGTTCTTCGGGGGTTATTCAGGTGGTGACAGGACTATGGATGGTGTATCTCGCGGGTTATTCCTTGACTTTGTTCTGGATCTGGGGAGCCATAATCGGCTACACCGTCACTGCCCTCTGCTGGTTTATTGTGGTGTACCTGCAAATTCAAATAAAAAACATCACCGTTGAGGCAGCCAAGGCCAATCAAGCGCTGCCGCCTGCTTATTACCGCCATTTTAAATGGTGGTTTCTATTGGGCTGGCCGGCCTTCATCAGCCTGTTGCTTGTTTTTTATCTGATGGTGATGAAGCCGGTTTCTTTCCTAGCTGTTTTTGGGTGA
- a CDS encoding anti-phage deoxyguanosine triphosphatase, giving the protein MWTHRRSGQIHQRGTHDHRDPYERDRTRVIHCPAFRRLQRKTQILGTDEGDFHRTRLTHSLEVASIGHSIVRNLATNLQEGIVLSLLPSDDLITVICLLHDIGHPPFGHGGEVALNFMMRDYGGFEGNGQTLRLLTKVENSYGAFGLDLTRRSLLGLLKYPVSRSQVVAPERPEHAPMMHKTIRINDWLPPKAYFDCEQPEVDWLLSPFCEQDRTLFQSLQSNPSGRQHGKAAYHSFDCSIMDIADDIAYGVHDLEDAIHLRLIDRDQLDNDTFRQLLQATPLSREQTALLDNLFASEIFLRKQAIGEIVNYLITSTQVRIINPDFNDNLLKHNMVLIPEAQALLGYLMDCIYRHVIDSQEARTFEYGGQTVVLRLFEAISSNPGSLLDMKNRQLFNEARSDQEAFRIVCDYIANMTDEYAYRMHERLFGFNTRTIFERL; this is encoded by the coding sequence ATGTGGACTCATCGACGCTCCGGGCAAATCCATCAACGCGGCACCCACGATCACCGCGACCCTTATGAACGCGACAGAACGCGGGTCATCCATTGCCCGGCGTTTCGGCGCCTGCAGCGAAAAACCCAGATTTTAGGCACTGACGAGGGCGATTTTCATCGCACCCGTCTCACCCACTCGCTGGAAGTCGCCTCCATCGGGCACAGCATCGTGCGTAATTTAGCCACTAACCTGCAGGAAGGCATTGTCTTGAGCCTTCTGCCCAGCGACGACCTGATTACCGTCATCTGCCTTTTGCATGACATTGGTCATCCGCCTTTTGGCCACGGCGGCGAAGTGGCTCTCAATTTCATGATGCGCGATTATGGCGGTTTTGAAGGCAATGGCCAGACACTGCGCCTGCTGACCAAGGTCGAAAACAGTTACGGCGCCTTTGGCCTTGATTTGACACGCCGCTCCTTGCTTGGGCTGCTTAAATACCCGGTCAGCCGCAGCCAGGTGGTCGCCCCGGAGCGGCCCGAACACGCGCCCATGATGCATAAAACCATCCGGATCAATGACTGGCTGCCGCCTAAGGCCTATTTTGATTGTGAACAACCGGAAGTGGACTGGTTGCTGTCGCCGTTTTGCGAGCAGGATCGCACCCTGTTTCAATCCCTGCAATCCAATCCGTCAGGCCGCCAGCACGGCAAAGCCGCCTACCATTCCTTTGATTGCTCCATCATGGACATCGCCGATGACATTGCGTACGGTGTGCATGATCTGGAAGATGCCATTCATTTACGCCTGATTGACCGGGATCAACTGGACAATGACACCTTCCGGCAGTTGCTTCAGGCCACGCCCTTGAGCCGAGAACAGACAGCGTTACTTGACAACCTGTTTGCCAGTGAAATTTTTCTGCGCAAACAAGCCATTGGTGAGATTGTCAATTACCTCATCACCTCCACGCAGGTGCGAATTATCAATCCTGATTTTAATGACAATCTCTTAAAGCACAACATGGTTTTAATCCCTGAAGCCCAGGCATTATTAGGTTATTTAATGGATTGCATTTATCGTCATGTGATTGATTCTCAGGAGGCGAGAACCTTTGAATACGGCGGACAAACGGTCGTGCTTCGCCTGTTTGAAGCCATCAGTTCCAACCCCGGCAGCCTGCTCGACATGAAAAACCGACAGCTATTTAATGAGGCGCGCAGTGATCAGGAAGCCTTTCGTATTGTCTGCGATTACATTGCCAACATGACGGATGAATACGCGTACCGCATGCACGAACGTTTGTTTGGATTTAATACAAGAACGATTTTTGAACGATTGTGA